From a single Streptomyces sp. 1331.2 genomic region:
- a CDS encoding class E sortase, translating to MTTLRPEGRYQPEAAPYGSAQQYQGVEPYEGLQHGAPGHGAPYGDGSGGGHGGAPYRPEHPGQGVPEDAWGVYEQAEEPPAGGPEYPWLPDQTLQLRLPAAVGAQAAEPVPPTGGRAERRRAAQGRTAIRSGSGRRRASGRAAGQVRPKESVAVVAARLVGELCITLGAVMLLFVAYQLWWTNVQADAAADGARNRLEQQFDAAPPPGQPGQPAPDPNKPEVFEPGKGFAIVYLPKLGLKFPIAEGTSKSAVLDKGLVGHYTGTAMPGDKTGNFALAAHRNTHGEPFRYINQLSKGDKVVVETAAGYYTYEITGGIPETSPTNVSVIKPVPNGSGYTGPGRYITLTTCTPEFTSKFRLIVFGKMIEERPRSQGKPAALAGG from the coding sequence GTGACCACGCTGCGTCCGGAGGGGCGTTACCAGCCGGAGGCGGCCCCGTACGGCAGCGCGCAGCAGTACCAGGGCGTCGAGCCTTACGAAGGCCTCCAGCACGGCGCTCCCGGGCACGGGGCGCCGTACGGCGACGGGAGCGGCGGCGGCCACGGCGGTGCGCCGTACCGTCCGGAGCACCCGGGCCAGGGCGTGCCCGAGGACGCCTGGGGCGTGTACGAGCAGGCCGAGGAGCCGCCGGCGGGCGGGCCCGAGTACCCCTGGCTGCCCGACCAGACCCTCCAGCTGCGGCTGCCCGCCGCCGTCGGCGCGCAGGCCGCCGAGCCCGTCCCGCCCACCGGGGGCCGGGCCGAACGCCGGCGGGCCGCCCAGGGCCGTACCGCGATCCGCTCGGGCAGCGGACGGCGCCGGGCGAGCGGCCGGGCCGCCGGGCAGGTGCGCCCCAAGGAGTCCGTGGCCGTGGTGGCCGCGCGGCTCGTCGGCGAGCTGTGCATCACGCTCGGCGCGGTGATGCTGCTCTTCGTCGCGTACCAGCTCTGGTGGACCAACGTGCAGGCCGACGCGGCCGCCGACGGCGCCCGCAACCGGCTGGAGCAGCAGTTCGACGCGGCCCCGCCGCCCGGCCAGCCCGGGCAGCCGGCCCCGGACCCGAACAAGCCCGAGGTGTTCGAGCCGGGCAAGGGCTTCGCCATCGTCTACCTGCCCAAGCTGGGCCTGAAGTTCCCGATCGCCGAGGGCACCTCCAAGTCGGCGGTGCTCGACAAGGGTCTGGTCGGCCACTACACCGGCACCGCGATGCCGGGCGACAAGACCGGCAACTTCGCGCTGGCCGCCCACCGCAACACCCACGGCGAGCCGTTCCGGTACATCAACCAGCTCTCCAAGGGCGACAAGGTCGTGGTGGAGACCGCGGCCGGCTACTACACCTACGAGATCACCGGGGGCATCCCGGAGACCTCGCCCACCAACGTGAGCGTGATCAAGCCGGTGCCGAACGGCTCCGGGTACACCGGGCCGGGCCGGTACATCACGCTGACCACCTGCACCCCGGAGTTCACGTCGAAGTTCCGTCTCATCGTCTTTGGCAAGATGATCGAGGAGCGGCCGCGCAGCCAAGGCAAGCCGGCCGCGCTCGCGGGCGGGTAG
- a CDS encoding class E sortase, whose translation MQDDETAQPAEPGQEAFPPPEQAGGRRRRSRALAALGVLGELLITLGLVLGLFVAYSLWWTNVQADRSASAAADRLRGTWAAGPSTPSAAPGGTATPGVPPAPKQFAVGDDVGFLHVPAMGGDYQVLIRMGTSTEVLDEGVAGVYEQPYKAAMPWDAAGNFALAAHRDGHGAKFHDLDAVHKGDAVVVETKDKWYVYQVDSTLAETSKYDTGIVAPVPARSGYAGPGRYITLTTCTPVYTSRYRMAVWGSLVRVDDMDAKRTPPPELRHS comes from the coding sequence ATGCAGGACGACGAGACCGCGCAGCCGGCCGAACCGGGGCAGGAGGCCTTCCCCCCGCCCGAGCAGGCCGGCGGCCGTCGTCGACGGAGCCGGGCGCTGGCCGCGCTCGGCGTCCTCGGCGAACTGCTGATCACCCTGGGCCTGGTGCTCGGCCTGTTCGTGGCCTACTCGCTGTGGTGGACCAACGTGCAGGCCGACCGCTCGGCCTCGGCCGCCGCCGACCGGCTGCGCGGCACCTGGGCGGCGGGCCCGAGCACCCCCTCGGCCGCGCCCGGCGGCACTGCCACCCCCGGTGTCCCGCCCGCGCCGAAGCAGTTCGCCGTCGGCGACGACGTCGGCTTCCTGCACGTCCCGGCGATGGGCGGGGACTACCAGGTGCTGATCCGGATGGGCACCTCCACCGAGGTCCTGGACGAGGGCGTGGCGGGGGTCTACGAGCAGCCGTACAAGGCCGCGATGCCCTGGGACGCGGCCGGGAACTTCGCGCTGGCCGCCCACCGGGACGGCCACGGCGCCAAGTTCCACGACCTGGACGCCGTGCACAAGGGCGACGCGGTCGTCGTCGAGACCAAGGACAAGTGGTACGTCTACCAGGTCGACAGCACCCTGGCGGAGACCTCCAAGTACGACACCGGCATCGTGGCGCCCGTCCCGGCGCGCTCCGGGTACGCGGGCCCCGGCCGGTACATCACCCTGACCACCTGCACGCCGGTCTACACCTCGCGCTACCGGATGGCGGTCTGGGGAAGCCTGGTGCGGGTGGACGACATGGACGCCAAGCGCACCCCGCCGCCGGAGCTGCGCCACTCCTGA
- the pknB gene encoding Stk1 family PASTA domain-containing Ser/Thr kinase, producing the protein MEEPRRLGGRYELGGVLGRGGMAEVYLGHDTRLGRSVAVKTLRADMARDPSFQARFRREAQSAASLNHPAIVAVYDTGEDYIDGISIPYIVMEYVEGSTLRELLHSGRRLLPERALEMTIGILQALEYSHRAGIVHRDIKPANVMLTRQGNVKVMDFGIARAMGDAGMTMTQTSAVIGTAQYLSPEQAKGEQVDARSDLYSTGCLLFELLTVRPPFVGDSPVAVAYQHVREEPQPPSVFDPEVRPEIDAIVLKALAKERDYRYQSADEMRDDIERFLDGLPVAAAQQAAYGMGAAGYGYDQNGYPQQHDPYGQTNVLPQQPGGGPTTVLPQASAQPGYGQQGGYQDDGYGQTYAGPADGGSDDGYGRGGRRGDDQPKKSNTSWIVLAVAAVLVLVGTFFVAQAMFSNNDKKDAAKIAAPNLVGKTLADAKTAAAAAGPKLVVTEGEKLACPDTNIKKDQVCTQTPTPGTQVAENGTITVQVSSGPAKAPVPGVVGKPKDQATKALADAGFGNVTTEYKDDDTAAQDTVTAQDPAPNTPTDPTAPIKLTVSQGKAKKDVPNVVGTQKDDAQNTLQGLGFQVDASKTTQTNDPTKVNTVAQQSVPAGSKAPVNSKITLTIYKAPDKPAVPPLQNVKLSDAISQLTKAGLGYTVVGPQDPNAIVMMSNPGAGTQLDPNTQVQLFTKAAEPTKGGDPTTPPAKGDH; encoded by the coding sequence ATGGAAGAGCCTCGTCGCCTCGGCGGCAGGTACGAGCTCGGCGGCGTTCTCGGACGCGGCGGCATGGCCGAGGTGTACCTCGGTCATGACACCCGGCTCGGCCGTTCCGTCGCCGTGAAGACGCTCCGGGCCGACATGGCCCGGGATCCGTCGTTCCAGGCCCGGTTCCGCCGTGAGGCACAGTCGGCGGCATCCCTGAACCACCCCGCGATCGTCGCCGTGTACGACACCGGCGAGGACTACATCGACGGCATCTCCATCCCGTACATCGTGATGGAGTACGTCGAGGGGTCCACGCTGCGCGAGCTGCTGCACTCCGGCCGCCGGCTGCTGCCCGAGCGCGCGCTGGAGATGACCATCGGCATCCTGCAGGCCCTGGAGTACTCGCACCGGGCCGGGATCGTGCACCGCGACATCAAGCCGGCCAACGTGATGCTGACCCGGCAGGGCAACGTCAAGGTGATGGACTTCGGTATCGCCCGTGCGATGGGTGACGCCGGGATGACCATGACCCAGACCTCGGCCGTCATCGGCACCGCCCAGTACCTCTCCCCCGAGCAGGCCAAGGGCGAGCAGGTCGACGCCCGCTCCGACCTCTACTCCACCGGCTGCCTGCTCTTCGAGCTGCTGACCGTCCGCCCGCCCTTCGTCGGCGACTCGCCGGTCGCGGTGGCCTACCAGCACGTCCGGGAGGAGCCGCAGCCGCCGTCCGTCTTCGATCCCGAGGTGCGCCCCGAGATCGACGCGATCGTGCTGAAGGCGCTCGCCAAGGAACGCGACTACCGCTACCAGAGCGCCGACGAGATGCGCGACGACATCGAGCGCTTCCTCGACGGCCTGCCGGTGGCCGCCGCCCAGCAGGCCGCCTACGGCATGGGCGCGGCCGGCTACGGCTACGACCAGAACGGCTACCCGCAGCAGCACGACCCGTACGGCCAGACCAACGTGCTGCCGCAGCAGCCCGGCGGCGGCCCGACCACCGTCCTGCCGCAGGCCTCCGCCCAGCCCGGCTACGGGCAGCAGGGCGGCTACCAGGACGACGGCTACGGGCAGACCTACGCCGGACCCGCGGACGGCGGCAGCGACGACGGCTACGGCCGTGGCGGCCGGCGCGGCGACGACCAGCCGAAGAAGAGCAACACCTCCTGGATCGTGCTGGCGGTGGCCGCCGTGCTGGTCCTGGTCGGCACCTTCTTCGTGGCCCAGGCGATGTTCAGCAACAACGACAAGAAGGACGCCGCCAAGATCGCGGCGCCCAACCTGGTCGGCAAGACCCTGGCCGACGCCAAGACGGCCGCCGCCGCGGCCGGACCCAAGCTGGTGGTGACCGAGGGCGAGAAGCTCGCCTGCCCGGACACGAACATCAAGAAGGACCAGGTCTGCACCCAGACCCCGACGCCCGGCACCCAGGTCGCCGAGAACGGCACCATCACGGTGCAGGTCTCCTCCGGCCCGGCCAAGGCGCCGGTGCCGGGCGTGGTCGGCAAGCCGAAGGACCAGGCCACCAAGGCGCTCGCCGACGCCGGCTTCGGCAACGTCACCACCGAGTACAAGGACGACGACACCGCCGCGCAGGACACCGTCACCGCCCAGGACCCGGCGCCGAACACGCCCACCGACCCGACCGCCCCGATCAAGCTGACGGTCTCCCAGGGCAAGGCGAAGAAGGACGTCCCGAACGTGGTCGGCACCCAGAAGGACGACGCGCAGAACACGCTGCAGGGCCTCGGGTTCCAGGTCGACGCCTCGAAGACCACGCAGACCAACGACCCGACCAAGGTCAACACCGTCGCCCAGCAGTCCGTCCCGGCCGGCAGCAAGGCCCCGGTCAACAGCAAGATCACGCTGACGATCTACAAGGCGCCGGACAAGCCCGCGGTCCCGCCGCTGCAGAACGTCAAGCTCTCGGACGCCATCTCCCAGCTGACCAAGGCCGGCCTGGGCTACACCGTGGTCGGCCCGCAGGACCCGAACGCGATCGTCATGATGAGCAACCCCGGGGCCGGCACCCAGCTGGACCCGAACACCCAGGTCCAGCTCTTCACCAAGGCGGCCGAGCCGACCAAAGGGGGCGACCCCACCACCCCACCCGCCAAAGGGGACCACTAA
- a CDS encoding aminodeoxychorismate/anthranilate synthase component II has product MTTQPTPPRILVVDNYDSFVFNLVQYLYQLGATCEVVRNDEVTVEHAVRRSGEEGFDGVLLSPGPGSPEEAGVCIEMVHHCARIGLPVFGVCLGLQSIAAAYGAVVGRAPELLHGKTSPVEHEDGGVFEGLPSPLTATRYHSLAVEPSTVPEELVVTARTESGVIMGLRHRELLVEGVQFHPESVLTEGGHRMLANWLAECGFPQAVDRSAGLAPVIGRG; this is encoded by the coding sequence ATGACCACGCAGCCGACCCCGCCCCGCATCCTGGTGGTGGACAACTACGACAGCTTCGTCTTCAACCTGGTCCAGTACCTGTACCAGCTCGGTGCCACCTGCGAGGTGGTGCGCAACGACGAGGTGACCGTCGAACACGCCGTCCGCCGCTCCGGGGAGGAGGGCTTCGACGGAGTGCTGCTCTCCCCCGGGCCGGGATCGCCGGAGGAGGCCGGGGTCTGCATCGAGATGGTGCACCACTGCGCGCGGATCGGGCTGCCGGTGTTCGGCGTCTGCCTGGGCCTGCAGTCGATCGCGGCCGCGTACGGCGCGGTGGTCGGCCGGGCGCCGGAGCTGCTGCACGGCAAGACCTCGCCGGTCGAGCACGAGGACGGCGGGGTGTTCGAGGGGCTGCCCTCGCCGCTGACGGCGACCCGCTACCACTCGCTCGCGGTCGAACCGTCCACCGTGCCCGAGGAGTTGGTGGTCACCGCGCGCACCGAGAGCGGGGTGATCATGGGCCTGAGGCACCGTGAACTCCTGGTCGAGGGCGTGCAGTTCCACCCCGAGTCGGTGCTCACCGAGGGCGGGCACCGGATGCTCGCCAACTGGCTCGCGGAGTGCGGCTTCCCGCAGGCCGTGGACAGGTCGGCCGGGCTCGCCCCGGTGATCGGCCGGGGCTGA